Below is a window of Acidobacteriota bacterium DNA.
CGAAGATGGCTCCCGTCACCGGAGTCGGATTCGTCAGCGTCCAGGTTTGTCCGCCGTCGTTGGACGTTGCGGTCGACGCGTTGTTGGGATCGCCCGGGTCCAGATCGCCACCGCCGACAATGCCGTGCCACGCGTCACGGAAGGCTACGCTGAAGCCGCCCGCGCTCGGCGAACTCACCAGTGGAGTGTCATACGCGTTCCAGGTATCCCCGCCGTCGCGCGTCGCCAGAATTCTGGCCACAGTCGCGCCGCCGGTCGTGATCCAGGCATTTCTCTTGCCCTGCGTCGCGACACAAGTGCCGCTCGATGCAAATGAAAATTCACCCGCCAATGCGGGCGGCATGTTGCCGCTGATGTCCAGCCAGTTCGTGCCATCGGTGGTGCGGAGATCGGGAAACACGCCATCCACGGAGTCGCTGTGCGAGATGGCACGATTCGACGACCAGAACGCAAAACAATCGTAAAACGCGCCCGGATTCTGATTCTGGAATTGCATCGTCCAGTTCGCGCCGCCATCAGTCGTCTTATAGATGCGGAAGTCAGTTGGGTTATCGCCGATCGATTGCAGATACGCAACCTTGTCGCTGACGCCCTGCACATCGCGGAATTGCAGCGCCTCGGCCCCCGGCACCACGCCTGCTTTCCAGTGCCGCCCGCCATCGGTAGTCAACACGAACGTGCCGCCGCGCCCGGAAGCCCACACGATGCGCGAATTTACTGGGCTCACGGCGATCAGGCCTTGCGTGGTGCCGCTGTTTTGTGGCGTGAGACGAGGCTGATGAACTCTGTGCGAGTCTTGTCCAAAGCTGAGGGTTGCAAGAATAAAGACGGAAACCAGGATCGCAGCGAACGAGCGTTTCGACATGACATCTCTCCCGGGGGAAATTTTCACGCGTGGACGGGGAGTATAGGACCGCTCGAGGAGCGTGTCAAATGTGGCGCGGGGCAGGGAGTCTCACTGTCCCTCGTGTGGGCGCACGTGAAGCCGTGAGGCACGAGCCAGAAGCAACAAGGTTGTTCGAAGCCCGCAGCTCGAAGCTCGCAGCCTCGCTCTCTCCAATCTGCCCTCGAACTATGACCGCCTACTCCACGTCACTCAATGCCGCGTTCAATCCCGCGATATCCGCACCCAGATCCTTGCCGTCCGTGCCTTTATTCTTGTACGGACTGCTCGACTGGAGCGTGTAGTCCCCATCGCCACCACTGTCATATTGCACGAACTTGACAGCATCCACGGTCGCGGGAAAGAGATTGCCGCTGGGCCAGTCCGACGGTGGAAACGCATCCGGCGTTCCAATCAGCGCGTTGTTCTTGAACGTGGACGTCTTGAAACACTTCTGGATTTTCATTTCCGGTGTGCCGTGATACGCGCAACTCTCCCAGCCTCCTCCGGAACTCCACACCGGATACTGACCCGTAGCCACCAGATTGTTGGTAAAGACCAAGCCGAACATATCGGGATCCTTGATGCTGTTTCCGATCATCAACAGATGCGCTCCGGCATCGGGAAACGCCGTGACATGGTTGATCGTGATGGTATTGACCGGATTCCGCGGCCACCCATTCGCGATGATGAACACGTTGCCCTGGCCAAAGTAGTTCTTGCTGATGTCGTCGATCACGACGTCGTGAATACTCCACCGTTGTCCGGCCAGCGCGGGCGCTCCATTCCCCCCGTTGCCCGATATCGAAGTCTCCAGTTGTATTCCGCTGCCGGAATGGGAAATTCGGGTATAGCGGATGGTCACATCCGTTACCTGGCACTTTGGACAAACGTTGCCATGACGCGTGTGTTGGTTCTTCGGACTCAGCAGCAGCGCGTATCCCGCCTGCGTAAAGCCTCCCCAGTTGTTCTCCATCAGGTTCGCTTCCACTAGCACGCGCGTCGCGTTCTTGAGTTCCAGATGATTCTTGGTGGCGAACGACTTCCCGTTCAGGCCCTTCACTTGTCCCGGGGTGCCGGGCATCCATTGCCACGGTTTAAAGAAATGATTCCGCGTAATTTCGATGTCCGCCGGGGTTAAGGTCGCCGACCCGCCGCCGAACATCACCGCCTCGCCCGAGGCTTCCAGGAAATTGTGGGAAATCTTGAACGGCCCGTCCTGATGATCGCCGGTACCTCCGCCGATGGCATGCGCGTCGGTGCACATTCCGTATTCGTTGCAATGGAAATCGCTGAAATAAGAGTCCACCACCGCGGCCTGCGACATCCCGCGCAGCGAAACTCCTAACCTGGTCTCGTCGCGAACCGTGCCGTGGAACCAGCAGCGGTCGATCACGATGTGATCCGCGACGCCCTTCGGCTCAACTGTGAGCAACACCGGCGCGTCGTGTACACCCGCACTGCGCGTCACTTCTAGTCCGATCAACCGGTAGTGATTCGCGCCCTTTTGCAATATGAAGGGGCCATCCACAGGATTCGGATTTTCCACCCGCGCCATAACATTTTGCGGATTGCCGCACGCATACGCGGGACGCCCGACGAGTGTCGCGATCCCTGCATAGCACGGGTTCACCCTCTCTCCTTCAGAAGGCAAACTGTCTGCCGCATCGGTGCGGATAACGATCCAATGATTGTCGTCGCAGCTCTTGGTGGGGAGATCGAAGAGACCGGTAAATACCGCCCCGGCCTGGAGTTCAATCGTGTCGCCGCAGTGGGCGTTGTTCAAGGCCGTTTGCAGGTTGTCTCCGGCGCGAACCGTAACATGACTTCCCGGGGCCGGCGTTTTGGCCAGCGTACTGACAACGGTCGCTCGCGGCAGTTCAGCGGGTCCATCAAACACTCCTGAGGCCTGCGCTGAAGGGACTGAAAGCGCCACACCAGCAATGGCAAACACGAATCGGGCAAGATAGGATTGCATGTCGATACTCCTTGTCATGATTTGCTGCTTCGGAAAGTGATCTCAGGCGTTGGCCATGAGGAGTTGTCGCGATAGTAAGGAAGCCCGGACCCGCACAGCAAAATTAGTCGGGCACAAAATGCCCATTGTGAGGCGAACACCCTAGAGTGAGTCGGGCACTTCCAACCGACGCTGCGGATTTGCTCTTGCTCGGTTGTCAAACGATCGTGGGTTGAAACAAATTGTGATCGAAACGAGAAGGAGATCGAGACAGAAACCAGTTGCACCAGTGATGTGACGGTCCCTGGGTGCCCGCCCCACAACTGCCAATCCCCCTAGCGCCGTCGCACGTCAAATTCCCGTAGAATTAAAGCGCACAGAATTTTCAAAATGAAACGCATTGCCATTCTAGGTTCCACCGGATCCATCGGTCGCAGCACGCTGAGTGTGGTCGAGAGTTATCCCGACCGCTTTCAGGTCGCGACGCTGGCTGCAGGCAGCAATCTCGATGCCGCACTCGATCAGGCTCGTCGGTGGAAACCAAAAGTCCTTTCGCTAGCCAGCGAACAAAGTGCTGACGCAGTGCGCACCAAACTGCGTGCGGAGGGCTTGACTGAGATTGAGGTCGTCCACGGTTCAGCCGGGACGGTGCAAGTGGCGACTCATCCGGATGCCGACTTCGTAGTCAGCGCAATCGTTGGCGTGTCCGGACTGGAAGCAACTTACGAAGCCGTCCGGTCTGGCAAGACGGTTGGACTCGCCAACAAAGAGTGCCTGGTCGTAGCCGGAGAACTAATCGTCGCCGAAGCCCGCAAGCAGGGGAAACCGTTACTTCCGATTGATAGCGAGCATAACGCCGTCCATCAGTGTCTGCGCGGCGGGCGCATGGAAGAGGTCGAGCGAATCTGGCTGACGGCTTCAGGCGGCCCGTTCCTGCACACTCCCAAATCGGCGTTCTCCTCCATTACTGTCGAGCAGGCGCTGAATCATCCCACCTGGAAGATGGGAAAAAGGATCACCATCGACTCCGCAACGTTGATGAATAAGGGGTTCGAGGTGATCGAGGCTTGCCGCCTGTTCGACGTGCCTCCCGGTCAGGTGCAAGTCCTTGTGCATCCACAGTCTACGATCCATTCCATGGTCGAATTCGTCGATGGCAGCCTGCTTGCACAAGTCTCTGTGACCGACATGCGCCTGCCCATTTTGTATGCCTTGACCTACCCGGAGCGTATCCCATCGGACCTGCGCTTCCCGGTCATGGACCTGCGGCATCTCGATTTCTGCCCCCCGGATGTGGCTAAATTCCCTTGTCTACGTTTGGCTTACGAAGCAGCGGAGGCGGGCGGGGCGAAAACCATCGCCCTGAACGCGGCCGATGAAGTCGCAGTAGCGGCGTTCTTGGATGAGCGAATCGGGTTTGAAGACATTCCCCGGATCATCGAGGACGTGATGTCTGCAACTCCGGCGGGGCGGTTGGAATCTATCCCTAGAGTGCTTGCTTTGGATATCGAAGCCCGCGAGGCGGCGCAGGAAATGGTCAGGCAGCGAAGCCGTTCGGACTCGCCCGTGCGTGCTATTCCGTAAAACAGATTTGGGAGTAATCTAAATTTTATGCCTCAAGTGCTGTCCTTTCTTCAGACGATTTTCGTGATGGGAATCGTTCTGGGCTTCATGATCCTGATCCACGAGTTCGGCCACTACGCGGCCGCGAAGTTGTTCAAAGTTCGGGTCGAAGTATTTTCGATCGGATTCGGTAAACGCCTGCTCGGATTCCGCCGCGGCGAAACCGATTACCGCATCAGTGCCCTGCCCCTCGGCGGCTACGTCAAGATGTCGGGTGAAAATCCGATGGACGAGCGCACTGGCGATCAAGGCGAGTTTCTTTCGCATCCGAAATGGCAGCGCTTCATCATCGCCATCGCCGGACCGGCGATGAACATCCTCCTCGCTTTTGGGTTGTGGACCGGCGTCTTCATGGTGCACTTCGAATACCCAGCCGTCTTTGACGGCCCCGCAGTCATCGGATGGATTCTCCCGAATACTCCCGCCGCCACCGCTGGAGTGCAAATCGGCGACAAGATTGACCGCGTCGAAAACATTCAGAATCCCACCTGGGAACAAGTCGAAATCAAGGAAGGTTTGAGCCCGAATCAACCCCTGAAGTTCGCCATCAACAGAAATGGTGTGGTTTCAGAATTGACTCTGACCCCGCAGCCCTCCGGCCGCAATCAATGGGGAGACATAGGGTGGGTGCCCAAGGAACCGAACTTTATTGCCACGATGATTGAGCCGGGAATGCCCGCGGAAAAAGCTGGCATGAGAGTCGGAGACCAGATCCAGAGCGTAAATGGCCAGCAGATTCCCGCGCTAGCCGTGCTGGTCGATATGTTGAGCCACTCCAAGGATCAGCCTCTCGACATCGTGGTGCTCCGCGACGGTAAAGAAATGACCATGCGTGTCACACCGACTCTGACGGCGAGCAAGACCGGCGGAGAATCGCGCTACCGCATCGGTCTCGCCAGTCAGCCGACGAAAGTTGTGCGCCTGCCGTTCGGCGAAGCCGTGCGAAAATCCGCGCTGGAATGCAAGAAGAACTCACTGCTCATCCTCGAACTGTTGCAGAAGATGGTGGAGCGCAAGGTCTCGATCAAGCAGGTTGATGGCCCCATCGGCATCGGCAGCGCTGTCGGCAGTGCCGCCCGCGAAAAAGGCTGGACGCCTCTCCTCTTCGTGAGCGCGATCATCAGCCTGAACCTGGGCGTCTTCAACCTCATGCCCATCCCGATTCTCGACGGTGGAGTCATCCTTCTCCTCTTCATCGAAGGCCTGATGCAGAAAGAAATCAGCCTTCGGATCAAAGAGCGTATCTACCAGGCCGCGTTCGTATTCCTGGTTCTGTTTGCAGTGACGGTTATCTACAACGACATCATCAAGCAGTTCCCCGGCACGCAGTAAATGTCACGATCATCAGCACGCTCCAGCCGCGAAGCGGCGGTATAGGAAAGCCCGGCACGTAAGTGCCGGGTAAGCGAGCGCCCCGACGGAGTCCTATAGGGACGGCACCCCGGCCACGGTCACCCTTCGAGCCACCGCCCTGCTCACTGCCAACCTGCTAAAATAAAGCTTCCCTATGGCTGAAATGCGACGCAGAAAAACCGTAACCGTCACGATTGGCGGAGTAAAGGTTGGTAGCGATGCACCAATCATGGTGCAGTCGATGACCAACACCGATACGGCGGACATCCCTGGCACCATCAAGCAGGTCGCCGCCCTCGCTCGCGCTGGGAGCGAAGTCGTTCGTGTCACCGTAAATAATGACGACGCGGCCAAGGCTGTGCTGCACATCGTCGAGGGACTCGAAAAACTCGGCGTGCGCGTTCCCATCGTCGGCGACTTCCATTACAACGGACACCTTCTGCTGACGAAATATCCTGCATGCGCCGAGGGACTGGCGAAGTACCGCATCAATCCCGGCAACGTCAGCGTCGGACGCAAGAACGACGACAACTTCCGCACCATGATCGAAGTTGCGGTGAAGTATCAGCGCCCCGTTCGGATTGGCGTGAACTGGGGCTCGCTTGATCAATCCCTTCTCACGCGCATGATGGACGAGAATTCCAAGTTAGCGGAGCCGCTCGAAGCGCGCGAAGTCATGATGGAAGCGATGGTCGTGAGCGCGCTGCGTTCCGCGAAAATCGCTGAAGAAGATGGGCTGCGTTCCGACCAGATTATTTTGAGCGCGAAAGTCAGCGGCGTGCAGGACTTGATTGACGTCTATCGATCTCTCGCCGCACGCTGCGAGTATCCCCTGCACCTCGGACTCACCGAAGCGGGCATGGGCGCCAAAGGTATCGTGGCCTCGAGTGCCGCGCTAGCTGTGTTGTTGCAGGAAGGAATCGGCGACACGATTCGCGTTTCGCTGACTCCTGCTCCCGGCGGCGATCGCACCGAAGAAGTTCGCGTTGCGCAGCAGATCCTGCAATCGCTTGGTATTCGCAGCTTCACTCCGCAAGTCACCGCCTGCCCCGGTTGCGGGCGCACGACCAGCACCTTCTTCCAGGAAATGGCGCAGCAGATCCAGGACTACCTCCGCGACCAGATGCCCGTCTGGAAAGGCCGCTACGTAGGCGTGGAAGAAATGAAAGTAGCAGTCATGGGATGCGTAGTGAACGGTCCCGGCGAATCGAAACACGCCAGCCTCGGCATCTCGCTGCCCGGAACTTTTGAAGAACCTAAAGCGCCGGTCTACGTCGACGGACGCCTCTTCACCACCCTGAAAGGCGACAAGATCGTCGCCGAGTTCATCAAGATTCTCGACAACTACGTGGACTCCCACTACACGGCAAGAGAAGCAGTCGGCGCCCGGAACTAGCAGGCATCGAGATTGCTCCAGCCGCGACGCGGCAGTATGCGGAGGATCGCATCGGTCATGAAAGAAGGCACTCAACGTTCAATCGTTCGCTGGATTCACATCGTACTTGCGATTCCGATTCTTGGTTATATCTATAGCCCCTTCGAAAAACTTCCTGACTACGCTACGCCGACTCGGTATGTCTTCTTACCTGCCATGGTCGCTACGGGGTTGTGGATGTGGAAGGGCCACGTCGTTCGACGACTAATTTCGACCAAGAAACGATCGGCCTAGTAAGAGCTGGGGGGGACCGATGAAGATGAAAAAGTACGCCAGCTTTGCCGACTACCTCGATGACCAGCCGCCCAAGAACCGCACGATTATCCGAGCACTTCGCCGCTTTGTGAAGCGTGTGGAGCCCGGACTCGAGGAGTCGGTGAAGTGGGGCAATGGCTGCTGGGTCAAAGGGAAAGAGCCAAAGGGAAAAGTGCCCGTCGCCTATGTGTACTCAGCGCCCGACCACGTCCAGTTTGGTTTCCTGCGCGGCTCTTCATTAAAGGACCCACGCCACCTTCTTGAAGGCAATGGCCAATACGTACGCCATGTCAAAGTGCGCAAGTCCTCCGACATCGACGAAGACGTGTTCAAAGCCTTCCTGCAACAGGCCGCGCGCTGATCGATTCTCCTACCCGTTTCACCGCTTCTGGTACGGATGGAAAATGTAATCCTTCGCCTTCACCTTCGTATGGCATGCAACTCCGCAGTCGGAGAGGCTTTTAGCATCGGCTTCGAACTTGTCTGATGCGGCGTCATAGTTGAACACCGCGTATCCCCATCCGGCGCTTTTCGAAAATCGCTTGCTGTCTCTTTCCATGACGAAAGCCTGCTTGAAGACGTCGGGGACATCCACGGCAAACTGGGCTTCGGTACTCTTCTTCGGCTTCCACTGCAGCTTCGCGACCTTGGACCCGTCCGGGAAAGGCTGCCCGTTGCCCGGAATGCCCGACTTATACGCCGCGATCATCGCCGGATTGCCGACGATCACCTTAAGCACTTCATCAGTCCGCGCGGAAGAGATCACCGACCAGTCCTCGTATCCCTTGAAGTCGGCAAACTCGATTCCACTCGGTGATTTCAGCGCGTACTTGTCTTTCTCTTTGTCCTGCGCGTATACGCCCATGGCGCCAAGGACGGCGACGGCGAGCACTACGGTGGATATCGTGATTGCAATTTTGCTTTGACGCTTCATGGCTGATTCTTTCTGGAGAAGGATTTCCGATTTGGCTTTTGGAGAGGCAAAGCATATCACAGGAAATTCTCGATCTACTGAAGCGCCGGGTGCCCTTGCTCGATTTGCTGCCGATCGCCGACGTACTGTGCTACCCTGACCGCCAAATGAGCAATCAGTCGAATGCCGCCACCGCTGGTATTAGTTTTGGATCGGCCTTAGCCATGATCCTTTCCTTCCAACTGAATCATTCGATTCTGTGGGCCATCGTGCATGGCGTGTGCTCGTGGTTCTATGTGATCTACCGAGCGCTGAAGGGTAACTACTGATACCGCACCACCGCTCTCCGAGGGTGCTCATGATGCTGTGAGAAGTAGTTCACCCTCCCGATCCGAGCGTTCTATGATGTTGAAGAACTGGGATGTTGGAGAACTGGG
It encodes the following:
- a CDS encoding oxidoreductase, which translates into the protein MSKRSFAAILVSVFILATLSFGQDSHRVHQPRLTPQNSGTTQGLIAVSPVNSRIVWASGRGGTFVLTTDGGRHWKAGVVPGAEALQFRDVQGVSDKVAYLQSIGDNPTDFRIYKTTDGGANWTMQFQNQNPGAFYDCFAFWSSNRAISHSDSVDGVFPDLRTTDGTNWLDISGNMPPALAGEFSFASSGTCVATQGKRNAWITTGGATVARILATRDGGDTWNAYDTPLVSSPSAGGFSVAFRDAWHGIVGGGDLDPGDPNNASTATSNDGGQTWTLTNPTPVTGAIFGLAYVSPADNHGHQGHGGRHHEGEHAVVITANDGGAAWTPDEGTTWFSLTGVTGYWAVGFANPEAGWLVGVDGTILNVSFEGR
- a CDS encoding 1-deoxy-D-xylulose-5-phosphate reductoisomerase yields the protein MKRIAILGSTGSIGRSTLSVVESYPDRFQVATLAAGSNLDAALDQARRWKPKVLSLASEQSADAVRTKLRAEGLTEIEVVHGSAGTVQVATHPDADFVVSAIVGVSGLEATYEAVRSGKTVGLANKECLVVAGELIVAEARKQGKPLLPIDSEHNAVHQCLRGGRMEEVERIWLTASGGPFLHTPKSAFSSITVEQALNHPTWKMGKRITIDSATLMNKGFEVIEACRLFDVPPGQVQVLVHPQSTIHSMVEFVDGSLLAQVSVTDMRLPILYALTYPERIPSDLRFPVMDLRHLDFCPPDVAKFPCLRLAYEAAEAGGAKTIALNAADEVAVAAFLDERIGFEDIPRIIEDVMSATPAGRLESIPRVLALDIEAREAAQEMVRQRSRSDSPVRAIP
- the rseP gene encoding RIP metalloprotease RseP, giving the protein MPQVLSFLQTIFVMGIVLGFMILIHEFGHYAAAKLFKVRVEVFSIGFGKRLLGFRRGETDYRISALPLGGYVKMSGENPMDERTGDQGEFLSHPKWQRFIIAIAGPAMNILLAFGLWTGVFMVHFEYPAVFDGPAVIGWILPNTPAATAGVQIGDKIDRVENIQNPTWEQVEIKEGLSPNQPLKFAINRNGVVSELTLTPQPSGRNQWGDIGWVPKEPNFIATMIEPGMPAEKAGMRVGDQIQSVNGQQIPALAVLVDMLSHSKDQPLDIVVLRDGKEMTMRVTPTLTASKTGGESRYRIGLASQPTKVVRLPFGEAVRKSALECKKNSLLILELLQKMVERKVSIKQVDGPIGIGSAVGSAAREKGWTPLLFVSAIISLNLGVFNLMPIPILDGGVILLLFIEGLMQKEISLRIKERIYQAAFVFLVLFAVTVIYNDIIKQFPGTQ
- the ispG gene encoding flavodoxin-dependent (E)-4-hydroxy-3-methylbut-2-enyl-diphosphate synthase, with translation MAEMRRRKTVTVTIGGVKVGSDAPIMVQSMTNTDTADIPGTIKQVAALARAGSEVVRVTVNNDDAAKAVLHIVEGLEKLGVRVPIVGDFHYNGHLLLTKYPACAEGLAKYRINPGNVSVGRKNDDNFRTMIEVAVKYQRPVRIGVNWGSLDQSLLTRMMDENSKLAEPLEAREVMMEAMVVSALRSAKIAEEDGLRSDQIILSAKVSGVQDLIDVYRSLAARCEYPLHLGLTEAGMGAKGIVASSAALAVLLQEGIGDTIRVSLTPAPGGDRTEEVRVAQQILQSLGIRSFTPQVTACPGCGRTTSTFFQEMAQQIQDYLRDQMPVWKGRYVGVEEMKVAVMGCVVNGPGESKHASLGISLPGTFEEPKAPVYVDGRLFTTLKGDKIVAEFIKILDNYVDSHYTAREAVGARN
- a CDS encoding DUF1801 domain-containing protein → MKMKKYASFADYLDDQPPKNRTIIRALRRFVKRVEPGLEESVKWGNGCWVKGKEPKGKVPVAYVYSAPDHVQFGFLRGSSLKDPRHLLEGNGQYVRHVKVRKSSDIDEDVFKAFLQQAAR
- a CDS encoding cytochrome P460 family protein: MKRQSKIAITISTVVLAVAVLGAMGVYAQDKEKDKYALKSPSGIEFADFKGYEDWSVISSARTDEVLKVIVGNPAMIAAYKSGIPGNGQPFPDGSKVAKLQWKPKKSTEAQFAVDVPDVFKQAFVMERDSKRFSKSAGWGYAVFNYDAASDKFEADAKSLSDCGVACHTKVKAKDYIFHPYQKR